In Manis pentadactyla isolate mManPen7 chromosome 3, mManPen7.hap1, whole genome shotgun sequence, a single window of DNA contains:
- the BHLHE22 gene encoding class E basic helix-loop-helix protein 22, with product MERGLHLGAAAAGEDDLFLHKSLSASTAKRLEAAFRSTPPGMDLSLAPPPRERPASSSSSPLGCFEPADPEGAGLLLPPPGGGGGGVGVPGLLVGSAGVGGDPSLSSLPAGAALCLKYGESASRGSVAESSGGEQSPDDDSDGRCELVLRAGGADPRASPGAGGGGAKAAEGCSNAHVHGGSSAPPGGPGGGGGGSSGGGGGSGSKKSKEQKALRLNINARERRRMHDLNDALDELRAVIPYAHSPSVRKLSKIATLLLAKNYILMQAQALEEMRRLVAYLNQGQAISAASLPSSAAAAAAAAALHPALGAYEQAAGYPFSAGLPPGASCPEKCALFNSVSSSLCKQCTEKP from the coding sequence ATGGAGCGCGGGCTGCACCTCGGCGCGGCCGCCGCGGGCGAAGACGACCTCTTCCTGCACAAGAGCCTGAGCGCCTCCACCGCCAAGCGCTTGGAGGCGGCTTTCCGCTCCACGCCCCCGGGCATGGACCTGTCCCTGGCGCCGCCGCCTCGGGAACGCCCGGCGTCGTCCTCCTCGTCGCCCCTGGGCTGCTTCGAGCCGGCTGACCCcgagggggcagggctgctcctGCCGCCGCccgggggaggcggcggcggggtGGGCGTCCCTGGGCTGCTCGTGGGCTCTGCCGGCGTGGGGGGCGACCCCAGCTTGAGCAGCCTGCCTGCTGGGGCCGCCCTGTGCCTCAAATACGGCGAGAGCGCAAGCCGAGGCTCGGTGGCCGAGAGCAGCGGCGGCGAGCAGAGCCCCGACGACGACAGCGACGGCCGCTGCGAGCTGGTGCTGCGGGCCGGAGGTGCCGACCCGCGAGCCTCGCCGGGCGCGGGAGGCGGCGGCGCCAAGGCGGCCGAGGGCTGCTCCAACGCCCACGTCCACGGTGGCTCCAGCGCCCCCCCGGGGGgtcccggcggcggcggcgggggcagcagcggtggcggcggcggcagcggcagcAAGAAATCCAAAGAGCAAAAGGCACTGCGGCTTAACATCAACGCCCGGGAGCGCCGGCGGATGCACGACCTGAACGATGCTCTGGACGAGCTGCGCGCGGTGATCCCCTACGCGCACAGCCCCTCGGTGCGGAAGCTCTCCAAGATCGCCACGCTGCTGCTCGCCAAGAACTATATCCTCATGCAGGCGCAGGCCCTGGAGGAGATGCGGCGCCTTGTCGCCTACCTCAACCAGGGCCAGGCCATCTCGGCTGCCTCGCTGCCCAGCTCCGccgccgcggcggcggcggccgctgcTCTGCACCCAGCGCTAGGCGCCTACGAGCAGGCTGCCGGCTATCCATTCAGCGCCGGGCTGCCCCCGGGCGCCTCCTGCCCGGAGAAGTGCGCCCTGTTCAACAGCGTCTCCTCCAGCCTCTGCAAACAGTGCACGGAGAAGCCTTAA